A genomic window from Salvia hispanica cultivar TCC Black 2014 chromosome 5, UniMelb_Shisp_WGS_1.0, whole genome shotgun sequence includes:
- the LOC125187726 gene encoding ankyrin repeat-containing protein ITN1-like produces the protein MVSEAVEKRLYDAASKGDVTTLVKLVEEDPYLVHGVPYPCSRNILPIAAINGQTSIVEQVLKLNPRLARISDTQKSSPLHIAAEEGHIEICQKLLSVAPEACWWRDGHDMNPLHIAAMKGHVEIIEYLLQESPLPAMERLRCGGTILHLCVKHGQLVALKVLVERLGELVDAVDENGETILHLAVRSNQLETIKYLGESKKIKRLTKNSMNKTPLEILDENPPDTTSWYSEIRRILSSAKDPSSSDSLYPQLTEAIMVVAVLIATVAFQTTVSPPGGVYQDDTSPHKAGDAILAHTHPKLFNDLMGSNTTAFLASLITIFIMVTGLPLEYNSFFVIATLAGGVSMTAIAWSYRASKMAITPNTEQKTFDTTYATIFLAFIGVMCAVIISCTKVKRLYFYWKAKPRRKEGLTSGSWGQRVLYRIFRCLEGCGCLGRNR, from the exons ATGGTGAGTGAAGCAGTAGAAAAGAGACTCTATGATGCTGCATCAAAAGGGGATGTCACAACACTTGTAAAACTAGTTGAAGAAGATCCATATCTTGTTCATGGAGTCCCATATCCATGTTCAAGAAATATTCTACCCATAGCAGCTATTAACGGACAAACATCGATTGTTGAACAAGTTTTGAAGCTTAATCCGAGGCTAGCGCGGATTTCAGACACCCAAAAATCATCGCCTCTTCACATTGCAGCAGAGGAAGGGCACATCGAGATCTGCCAAAAGTTGTTATCAGTAGCCCCCGAGGCTTGCTGGTGGCGAGACGGTCATGATATGAACCCGCTTCATATTGCAGCCATGAAAGGTCATGTTGAGATTATAGAATATCTCCTTCAAGAGAGTCCTTTGCCTGCTATGGAGAGACTGCGCTGCGGAGGGACTATTTTGCACCTGTGCGTGAAACACGGTCAGCTTGTGGCGTTGAAGGTTTTGGTGGAGAGGCTGGGAGAGCTTGTGGATGCAGTTGATGAGAATGGAGAGACAATATTGCATTTGGCTGTAAGGTCTAATCAACTTGAG actataaaatatttgggggaaagcaagaaaataaagaggCTAACAAAGAATTCCATGAACAAAACACCACTTGAAATCTTGGATGAGAACCCTCCGGACACAACTAGTTGGTATTCGGAAATCAGAAGAATTTTGTCAAGTGCAAAAGATCCATCAAGTTCGGATAGTTTGTATCCCCAGTTGACCGAGGCCATAATGGTGGTGGCGGTCCTGATAGCAACGGTGGCATTTCAAACCACGGTCAGCCCACCTGGCGGCGTGTATCAGGATGACACGTCACCACACAAGGCCGGAGATGCCATATTGGCGCATACTCATCCCAAATTATTCAATGATTTGATGGGATCTAACACCACAGCATTCCTGGCATCCCTCATCACTATTTTCATTATGGTCACTGGATTGCCATTGGAGTACAACTCTTTCTTTGTTATTGCCACGCTTGCTGGGGGGGTGTCAATGACTGCTATCGCATGGAGCTATAGAGCATCGAAAATGGCGATCACTCCCAACACCGAACAAAAAACATTTGACACTACTTATGCGACAATATTCCTTGCGTTTATTGGTGTCATGTGTGCAGTCATAATTTCGTGTACCAAGGTAAAAAGGTTGTACTTCTACTGGAAGGCAAAGCCACGGCGTAAGGAAGGTCTTACATCCGGTTCTTGGGGCCAACGTGTCCTCTATCGGATTTTCCGATGTTTGGAGGGCTGTGGATGTTTGGGCCGCAATCGTTAA
- the LOC125190083 gene encoding ankyrin repeat-containing protein At5g02620-like, giving the protein MCWWRNDQGMNPIHLAAMNGHVEIAQHLLEESSLPAMERLERGQTVLHLCVKHGQLRVLKVLVEKLGELVCAKDDDGETLLHLAVRCNQLETIKYLVDNKSVEKQTRNSMGKTALQILNESPPSTTTAASYSKMRDLLTNLKNESFFEVLPKMTDVTMVVVVLIATMAFQGGLSPPGGVWLDNTPSHKAGEAVLATTHPDRYRHMVHANTTAFVASIITIFLVTTGLPATHFLFMASSVYGMWVALIAIAISYSVSVSVITPNVRGNLVVVTAGAVAANVFGVLSAYVVVRKLYLSWKTKKRLQLNLADDGFIRRSFYWIFQLLETRGFLRADR; this is encoded by the exons ATGTGCTGGTGGCGAAACGACCAGGGCATGAACCCGATTCATCTTGCAGCCATGAACGGGCATGTCGAGATTGCGCAACATCTCCTTGAAGAGAGCTCTTTGCCCGCGATGGAGAGACTGGAACGCGGACAGACTGTGCTGCACTTGTGTGTGAAGCATGGGCAGCTTAGGGTTTTGAAGGTTTTGGTGGAGAAGTTGGGAGAGCTTGTGTGTGCAAAGGATGATGATGGGGAGACATTATTGCATCTTGCTGTTAGGTGCAATCAACTTGAG ACTATTAAATACTTGGTGGACAACAAAAGCGTAGAGAAGCAAACACGAAACTCGATGGGCAAAACAGCCCTCCAAATCTTGAACGAGAGTCCTCCAAGCACCACCACCGCCGCTTCATACTCAAAGATGAGAGATCTGTTAACAAATCTGAAGAACGAGTCATTTTTCGAAGTCCTCCCGAAGATGACGGACGTGacaatggtggtggtggtccTGATCGCCACCATGGCCTTCCAGGGAGGGCTCAGTCCCCCGGGAGGCGTGTGGCTAGACAACACGCCATCCCACAAGGCAGGGGAAGCCGTGCTGGCAACCACCCACCCGGACAGATACAGACACATGGTGCACGCCAACACCACGGCCTTCGTGGCTTCCATCATCACCATCTTCCTCGTCACCACGGGGCTCCCGGCCACGCACTTCTTGTTCATGGCGTCGTCTGTGTACGGGATGTGGGTGGCGCTGATCGCTATCGCCATCAGCTACTCAGTGTCGGTGTCGGTGATCACTCCCAATGTAAGGGGGAATCTGGTGGTTGTGACTGCGGGGGCGGTGGCAGCGAACGTGTTTGGAGTGTTGTCGGCATATGTTGTTGTGAGGAAGTTGTATCTGTCGTGGAAGACCAAGAAGCGGCTGCAGCTTAATCTTGCGGATGATGGTTTCATACGTCGTTCTTTTTATTGGATTTTTCAGCTGTTGGAGACCCGAGGGTTTTTGAGAGCCGATCGTTGA
- the LOC125190084 gene encoding ankyrin repeat-containing protein ITN1-like, translated as MVGEALEKKLYNNALSEEDVATVSQLLQQDPYLVQTLLFPCSRNLLHIAAMNEQTTIVEEVLRLNPRQAWILDSQKLSPLHIAAAEGHVEICKKLSSAAPEACFWRDSHDMNPLHIAAMKGHVEVVEYFLEEST; from the coding sequence ATGGTGGGAGAAGCACTAGAAAAGAAACTATATAATAATGCTCTATCTGAAGAGGATGTAGCAACAGTTTCACAACTTCTACAACAAGATCCATATCTTGTTCAAACACTTTTATTTCCATGTTCAAGAAATCTTCTACATATAGCAGCAATGAATGAGCAAACAACCATTGTTGAAGAGGTGTTGAGGCTTAATCCGAGGCAAGCTTGGATTTTAGACTCTCAAAAATTGTCGCCTCTTCACATTGCAGCAGCAGAAGGGCACGTAGAGATCTGCAAAAAGTTGTCATCAGCAGCCCCAGAGGCTTGCTTTTGGCGAGACAGTCATGATATGAACCCGCTTCATATTGCAGCCATGAAAGGGCATGTTGAAGTCGTGGAATATTTCCTTGAAGAGAGTACTtag
- the LOC125186973 gene encoding ankyrin repeat-containing protein At5g02620-like, with the protein MASERRLHDATRKGDLASLRQVFQQDPYLLEATSFPFSRTLLHIAITHGHITIVDEVLEINPRLARILDSQKLSPLHIAVEEGNLEIVKRLVLVAPETCWWRDSHDMNPIHAAAMAGRVEILDELIQVDPSPGLERLHRGQTVLHLCVKHGQLSALKVLVERLGELVCAKDDDGETLLHLGVRCNQLEMIRYLLRTTKLDKETTNAMGKTALDILKESPRDPITYGEMKRSLSSLSDHSTLLGILPKMTDITMVVVVLIATMAFQAAISPPGGVWQENTASHRAGQAVMASTHPKMYRHFVNANTTAFVSALVTIMLITTGLPLEQFFFLVVATTAMWLSLTSLGVGYGASLIMTTPNEEQSLGYIVASVVSVFFFFVMLLLLYLSINGLRSSLRRRSTEGSL; encoded by the exons ATGGCATCAGAAAGAAGACTACACGATGCTACAAGAAAGGGCGATTTAGCATCACTAAGACAAGTGTTCCAACAAGATCCATATCTCCTGGAAGCAACTTCATTCCCATTTTCAAGAACTCTATTACACATAGCCATCACTCATGGCCACATCACCATAGTGGATGAGGTGCTTGAGATCAACCCGCGGCTGGCTCGAATCCTCGACTCCCAAAAACTGTCGCCCCTCCACATCGCGGTAGAAGAAGGGAACCTCGAGATTGTAAAGAGATTGGTGTTGGTGGCGCCCGAGACGTGCTGGTGGCGAGACAGCCATGATATGAACCCGATTCATGCTGCGGCCATGGCTGGGCGTGTGGAGATCTTGGATGAGCTGATCCAAGTGGATCCGTCTCCGGGTCTGGAGAGGCTGCACCGCGGCCAGACCGTGCTGCATTTGTGCGTGAAGCATGGCCAGCTTAGTGCGTTGAAGGTGTTGGTGGAGAGGCTGGGGGAGCTTGTGTGTGCCAAGGATGATGATGGGGAGACACTACTGCATTTGGGTGTTAGGTGCAATCAGCTTGAG ATGATAAGATACTTGTTGAGAACCACTAAACTAGACAAGGAGACAACAAATGCAATGGGCAAAACAGCATTGGATATCTTGAAAGAGAGCCCTAGAGACCCAATCACCTATGGAGAAATGAAAAGAAGCTTGAGCAGTTTATCAGATCACTCAACATTGCTGGGAATCCTCCCGAAGATGACAGACATCacaatggtggtggtggtccTGATCGCCACCATGGCCTTCCAGGCGGCCATCAGCCCCCCGGGAGGGGTGTGGCAGGAGAACACGGCATCCCACAGAGCCGGGCAAGCAGTGATGGCATCCACGCACCCCAAGATGTACAGGCACTTTGTGAATGCCAACACCACGGCTTTCGTGTCGGCTCTGGTGACGATCATGCTGATCACCACAGGGCTGCCGCTGGAGCAGTTCTTTTTCCTGGTGGTGGCGACGACCGCGATGTGGCTGTCGCTGACGTCGCTCGGGGTGGGGTACGGGGCGTCGCTGATCATGACGACGCCCAATGAAGAGCAGTCGCTTGGGTATATTGTTGCCTCGGTCGTctctgttttcttcttctttgttaTGTTGTTGCTGCTCTACCTTTCTATCAATGGATTGCGTTCATCCTTGAGGAGGAGATCAACAGAGGGATCGCTCTGA
- the LOC125191318 gene encoding ankyrin repeat-containing protein At5g02620-like, with protein sequence MHGQTSIVEEVLNLNPRLARISDSQKSSPLHIAAEEGHFKIASKLLSVAPQMCWWRDDQGMNPIHLAAMNGHVEIVQHLLEESSLPAMETLERGQTVLHLCVKHGQLRVLKVLVEKLGELVYAKDDDGETLLHLAVRCNQLETIRYLVDDKTKSVENQTRNSMGKTALQILVESPPSSTTDSSYSEMKNLLTNLKNESIFHFQVLPKMTDITMVVVVLIATMAFQGGLSPPGGVWLDDTPSHKAGEAVLATTHPAKYRHMSNANTTAFVSSIITIFLVTTGLPATHFLFMASAMYAMWVAMTAITVSYGVALSVITPEERGYLVVVAVAAVVANVFGVLVVYAVVRKLHLSWKRKKRQRQDLTADGFIRRVFYWIFQHLETRGFLRADR encoded by the exons ATGCATGGACAAACATCCATTGTTGAAGAAGTGCTCAACCTTAATCCGAGGCTAGCGCGGATCTCCGACTCCCAAAAATCATCTCCTCTCCACATCGCAGCTGAAGAAGGGCACTTCAAGATTGCCTCGAAATTGCTATCAGTAGCCCCACAGATGTGCTGGTGGCGCGACGACCAAGGCATGAATCCGATTCATCTTGCAGCCATGAACGGGCATGTCGAGATTGTGCAACATCTCCTTGAAGAGAGCTCTTTGCCCGCGATGGAGACACTGGAACGCGGACAGACTGTGCTGCACTTGTGTGTGAAGCATGGGCAGCTTAGGGTTTTGAAGGTTTTGGTGGAGAAGTTGGGAGAGCTTGTGTATGCAAAGGATGATGATGGGGAGACATTATTGCATCTGGCTGTTAGGTGCAATCAACTTGAG ACTATACGATACTTGGTGGACGACAAAACGAAAAGTGTCGAGAATCAAACACGAAACTCGATGGGCAAAACAGCCCTCCAAATCTTGGTGGAGAGTCCTCCGAGCAGCACTACCGACAGCAGCTACTCAGAGATGAAAAACCTGTTAACAAATCTGAAGAATGAGTCAATCTTTCATTTCCAAGTCCTCCCGAAGATGACCGACATCACCATGGTTGTGGTGGTCCTGATCGCCACCATGGCCTTCCAGGGCGGGCTCAGCCCCCCGGGAGGCGTGTGGCTGGACGACACGCCATCCCACAAGGCAGGCGAGGCCGTGCTGGCAACCACCCACCCCGCGAAGTACAGGCACATGTCGAACGCCAACACCACGGCCTTCGTGTCCTCCATCATCACCATCTTCCTCGTCACCACGGGGCTCCCGGCCACGCACTTCCTGTTCATGGCGTCGGCCATGTACGCGATGTGGGTGGCCATGACGGCTATCACGGTCAGCTACGGGGTGGCGCTGTCGGTGATCACACCCGAGGAGAGGGGATACCTGGTGGTcgtggcggtggcggcggtggtggcgaACGTGTTTGGAGTGCTGGTGGTGTATGCTGTTGTGAGGAAGTTGCATCTGTCgtggaagaggaagaagaggcaGCGCCAAGATCTCACCGCTGATGGGTTCATACGACGTGttttttattggatttttCAGCATTTGGAGACGCGGGGCTTTTTGAGAGCCGATCGTTGA
- the LOC125186012 gene encoding ankyrin repeat-containing protein ITN1-like: MVSEKEIYDAASEGDATKFAQLVQQDPNLVYRVSFPCSRNLLHIATLLGKVDIVEELLNESRQLALELDSNHSSPLHIAAAKGNLEIARKLLSVAPEMCWSRNDQGLNPIHVAAMKGHVDLLKELLEKDPLPAMERVYRGQTVLHLCVKHRQHEALEFLVDKLGELVYAKDDDMETLMHWAVRSRQYETVELLVRSGKIEMDSMNSMGRTATQIFADDKQQVDWRWLRLMWSFISVSALLGIPSEMLSKRREQTMVVMALIAAMAFQATISPPGGVWQDNTSLKAGQAVIASTQPKIYKHFVRANAAAFISSLMTICLVAVPVRIGGSGTLFLTTSTVWVAVASIAFSYGASVLVVSPYTQALSFTKITNVIVSITVIAYFLVALWSLLSIGYFKLVFKLSNKIMNTALESLLSHAKSDSRQPAQTTPHPRPTTHPESDTRSQPVAEIEEP, translated from the exons ATGGTtagtgaaaaagaaatttatgaTGCTGCATCAGAAGGGGATGCAACAAAATTTGCACAACTGGTTCAACAAGATCCAAATCTGGTTTATAGGGTTTCGTTTCCATGTTCAAGAAATCTTCTGCACATAGCAACGCTGCTGGGGAAAGTAGACATCGTTGAAGAGCTGCTGAATGAAAGCCGACAGCTAGCTCTCGAACTAGACTCCAACCATTCGTCACCTCTCCACATTGCAGCTGCGAAAGGGAACCTTGAAATCGCCAGAAAACTGTTATCGGTAGCCCCAGAGATGTGCTGGAGTCGAAACGACCAAGGCTTGAACCCGATCCATGTTGCAGCCATGAAAGGGCATGTTGATTTGTTGAAAGAGCTGCTTGAAAAGGATCCTTTGCCTGCCATGGAGAGAGTGTACCGTGGTCAGACGGTGCTGCATTTGTGTGTGAAACATCGTCAGCATGAGGCATTGGAGTTTTTGGTGGACAAGTTGGGTGAGCTTGTGTATGCAAAGGATGATGATATGGAGACACTTATGCATTGGGCTGTTAGGAGCAGACAATATGAG ACGGTGGAGTTGTTGGTGCGTTCTGGTAAAATAGAGATGGACTCAATGAATTCGATGGGCAGAACAGCAACGCAAATCTTCGCAGATGACAAACAGCAGGTTGATTGGAGGTGGCTTAGATTAATGTGGAGTTTCATATCAGTATCAGCTTTGTTGGGGATACCGTCGGAAATGCTGTCAAAGAGAAGAGAGCAGACAATGGTGGTGATGGCCCTGATTGCGGCCATGGCGTTCCAGGCGACCATCAGCCCCCCAGGCGGGGTGTGGCAGGACAACACATCACTCAAGGCCGGGCAGGCCGTGATTGCATCTACTCAACCCAAGATTTACAAGCACTTCGTGCGTGCAAACGCGGCAGCTTTTATTTCATCTCTCATGACAATCTGCTTGGTCGCCGTGCCAGTGCGAATCGGGGGGTCTGGTACCTTGTTTTTAACCACATCAACAGTTTGGGTGGCCGTCGCATCTATTGCTTTCAGCTATGGAGCTTCGGTGTTGGTCGTTTCGCCATATACGCAAGCACTATCATTCACCAAAATCACCAATGTCATCGTTTCCATCACTGTCATAGCCTACTTCCTCGTTGCTCTTTGGAGTCTTTTAAGCATTGGCTATTTCAAACTAGTCTTCAAACTgtctaataaaattatgaacacAGCTTTGGAGTCTCTTTTGAGTCATGCAAAATCTGATAGTCGTCAGCCTGCCCAAACTACCCCTCACCCCAGGCCAACAACCCACCCTGAATCTGATACGAGATCCCAACCAGTTGCAGAGATAGAAGAACCTTGA